Genomic window (Nicotiana sylvestris chromosome 7, ASM39365v2, whole genome shotgun sequence):
GAGGGATGTAGAGAATAGAGATATAGATGACCTTACTAATTTGGCATTAAAGCATAGGTTGATCGATTGTAAATTTCTTATTACTCACGTTTAGCGCCAAGAAGGTGCTGATTATGTATACAGTTGTATAAAGATGGCATCTCCTATTGATAAGAGAGGTTAGATCAAGCAGAGAGCTCCCTCCACCTCTTAACCTTGAGGGTGGGCTTCGAGTCACTAAAGGGACAAAGTGGGGAACACGATTGACTCTCAGGAAGGAGGGTTTGGGTGGAGTAGATCTAGGTTACCAATAAATTACTGCGTAGGGAagtaacaagaaaaaaaaaaaaaggaaactatCTCTGTCATGTGCAACATTTAGTTTATCCCAAAATAGAAGATATGCTACAAAGGTATTTTTAGATTATACAAAGATCTTATTCATTCTTCAAAGTATAAATTGTTCCTTTTTCTTCATAAGAGCAGTATAATGCATACAAGGAATGCCAGTCCAAGTTTTCCTGTTGTCTGAATTCTGCTGCCCTTCCAATCACAAAAAAGATTGCCTAAAGGCATTAGGCGTTACCTACTTGGGTTCAAAGAGTTTCAAGCACATGACAATGCAGAAATAAATGGTTGACCTTttacaaacttttttttttcacaCCTGATTTTGATCTCCTTCAACAAATTATCTTGGATAAGATAGGCTTCATGTAATAATCCACCCAAAACATGCAACTCTTTGGGGAGCCTTGATTTTCCTAAGCATTTCTCATGGCCAAACATTCCTGTTGTTGCTGGACCAAGTGTACCCAGATTTACTATGCGGAACCCTGTGCTATCCTCTGGTTTACTCGATAGCAGGATTATCATAATTTTTTGggaatttcctcctaagttttaagTGACAAAAAGGAGTTGTACATCCAGGCGTGTCCTGCGCATTGTGCAAATTTTTCTCAATATACTAGGTGTTCAGATGGGAGTGATAGGAAATGactctacaacaacaacaaacccagtatattcccacaagtggagtctggggaggggagtgtgtacgcataccttacccctacctagtgaaggtagagagactgtttccaatagacctttGGCTTAGAAAGAGTGagaagaagaaggggaagaaaaggaagaagacgCCAggggaagaaagagaaaagggaaggggggggggggagaattAATAGTACTAAACACTAACAACAAGAAATACGATAACAGAAGCAAACTAAATCACATGACGAAGTAATGATCTACTAAAGCATAAGAAGGAACTTGAGTGCTTCCAAAATAACTGGTAAGAAAAGGAGAAACTTACAACTACCTACTACCTTTCTACCCTTATCCTCGACCTCCATACCTTTccatcaagggtcatgtcctcagtaagctAAAGCCGCGCCATATCatgtctaatcacctctccccaatacttctttggcctacctcgaCCTCTTTTCAAACCTGCCATGGTCAGCCTCTCACATCTCATAACAGGAGCATCAATGCTTCTCCTCTttacgtgcccgaaccatctcagcctcgactctcgcatcttgtcctccacggagGCCACTCCCACTTTGTCCCGAATAGCTTCATTCGTAATCTTATCTCTCCTGGTATACCCACTCATCCTTCTCAACATCCTCATTGttactactttcatcttctgcacATGTGAGTTCTTAATTGGCCAACGCTCTGCCCCATATAACATAGTTGGTCGGACCAACACTTTTTAAAATTTGCTTTTAATTCTTGGCGGCACATTCCTATCACAATAGACGCCGGAcgcaagcctccatttcatccatcccgctCCATTGCGATGTgcgacatcctcgtcaatctccccgttaCCTTGGATAATAGACCTGAGATACTTGAAACTATCTTTCTTGGGGATAACTTGAGTATCAAGCTTCACATCCACTTGTGACTCATGAGCCCCGTCACTGAATTTGCACTCTAAGTATTCTCtcttagtcctgctcaacttgaaacctttagactccaaggtATGCCTCCAAACCTCCAACCTTGCGTTGACCTGGCTTCCGTCTCGTCGATCAACACGATATTatcggcaaatagcatgcaccatggcattTCCCCCTGTATCTGCTGTGTCAGCACGTCCATCCTCAAGGCAAATAACAACGGGCTAAGAGCTGATCCCTGGTGCAGCCCCATAACAATTGGAAAGTGCTCCGAGTCCCCTCCCACGGTTCTCACCCGAGTCTTAGCACCATCGTACATATCCTTAATCACCCTAGTGTACGCTACTGGAATGCCGCtaacctccaaacacctccacaAAACTTCCCTCGGCACTTTATCATACGCTTTTTCAAggtcgataaacaccatgtgcaagtCCTTTTGCCTTTCCCTATACTGCTCCACTAATCTCCTCACCAGATGAATAGCTTCAGTAGTCGAGCGCCCCTGCATGAATCCGAACTGGTTCTCGGAAATAGACACGCTCCTCCTATTCTGACTTCCACCACCCTCTATTATTAAGATTTTTAACGATATCTAATATGTCAAAGTAGCGGCATGTAAAATCGATGAATTGGAAATCATGTTACAGCATAACAGTCAATGAAGGTGGAGTGGTTCATGGGAGATCATGGTTCAAATCCCATcctagaaaaaaaaaagtttggtgatttcttcctatgTGTGAGTGTTGTTGGACAGAGTTACCCCATGCTTACGTTGCTGGAAGATAACAGGTCACCGGGGTGTACTAGTCAAGGTGCTCGGAAATTGGCCTGTACACCATGAAAATGTACCAATACACTGCATTTATCAAAAACCAATAAAAGAGAAAAAcacataaaaaatttaaaatgcaCTCCTTTTTGATTTAGCTGAATCCTTTCATTATTTGGCTATAACCAAGGCAAAGGAATTATTGATCACAAAAATTACTTGATCTTCAAACATCTTTTTATCTTACTTCTATAAAAAAAAAGTAAgacccccccctccccccaaaaaaaaaacaaaaacaaaagaaacaacaaaatATCTGTCTTGGAGATGCAGGTGCTAGTTGCCGTTCAACATGCTATGAACTCTCAAAGTTACAAtgcattcccccccccccccccccccaagcatCACGTATCTTTGGTAAAGAAGAGACCGAAAAGCAAAACAAGTTGCTCGTGACAATTGCTATGGGGTATAGAATGGCAAGGAATTATCCTTTTTTATAACAAAAGATTTTCAGTAGCACCAACATCTTATGGTCAAGTGAAATGTTAATAACCCAAACTTTTATTCAAGTGCAGTAGGAGTTTACATGGCTATACATATTGTTTCAGTACAACCTATGTACTGATCTTTTAATATACACAATATGTTACctatctcaaaaaaaaaaaagtttacatGGCTATACTTGCAGATATATGGATAATGCTCATATTGATACAGTCATGACCTTGTTTGACAGTACTTGAGACAGTATTTAAGTGGAATCTGAGAAGGGAGAAATTTGCCTTGACCGTGCTCTGGTTATGATCAAACTGTGTGCATCATTTGTTTCATAGAGTAGCTGGCTGTAGTAAAATTGTTTTCTTTGACAACTTTTGCCATGAAAGATCTCGTTCAACTATAAGTGCATGTTTTTGTATTTGATTCTTTCATTTGCTTTGATTCCAGAAGTTTACAAAATGTTgcttattttctctcttctttgattAGAACTGATTTCTAAGTTTACCATGAAGGGTGACgttcactttttatttttaaagggaaaTCGAGATCCGCACATTCTCTGAGACCTACTTCTCCCAAGTCTCCAGTTGCAAGTGCCAGTGCATTTGAAAGTATAGAAGGATCAGACGAGGAAGACAATTTGACTGACAATGCTAAACTCGACACTTCATATCTACACACCAATGGGAATGTGGTACTACTGGAATATTCAAACTTCTAATTCCTCCATTTTCCTGAACTCCCACACcactcctcccccccccccccaaatatataaaaaagaaggaaaaagccaTCATAAATGGTGCTTTTTGAGTCTAGTATATTACTTATCATTGAAAAATATACTTTAAGGGTCATAATGACTGCTAGGACACTTTCACTATCTTCTTCATGAACATAACATTATTCTGATAACTTCTGTAGAATCTTATAACTATTTGCTAAATTGTTAAACAGGGCCCAGATGTCAATGGGGATCAAATGGCGATGGCTGCACCAAGTATGATTCGCACGCACAGTGTATCTGGTGACCTGCATGGTGTTCAACCTGATCCAATAGCTGCAGATATTCTAAGGAAAGAGCCGGAGCAAGAAACATTTGTACGACTGAAGATATCTCCTGGTGGTAATGCCCTTTTCGTATTCCAGTCCTTGTCATGCTACTGACTGTTCTTAAACAACTGTGTTTATTTGAATCTTGGAGACAAGGAAATAGAATTTTGGTATTCAGAGAAAGCAAAATAACACTGAGCGAAAGCCTAAAATTTTACATTTGCTTGTTTTAGAGTCTTGCTGCTGTGCATCATTTCAACTTGTTCATCTGTATCCTAAAGCATGTTACAGTTAGTTTATTACTCGAAGCATCTTTCAAAGgaagtttttcaaaaaaaaaagaaatttctgTTCTCTCTCTCCATTTACTTTGAGATTGAAGTATCAATTAGATATGGATGAGTTCGGTGCCAACATGCCTATACCAGGTGAAACAATGCTCATAACTGAACGTGGAAGAAAAAATAGAGGGAAATAACTTGTGTTGCCCATGAGACACTTTCCTATAAAAATATAAACAGCTTCCATATCATGCTGCATAGCCCAGATCACGAAGGGCAAGATTAAGATTCTTTGACTAATACCTTGTCTCCTCCATTCTATAGTGGCTGATCTAAATTGGCTATTTATTTCCTTCTTGGTTCTCTAAATATACCTTGCACGACCCGGTGAAACTGGGAAACCATGATGCTCATCTACATTGTCGTtacatttttttctttcattGGATAAGCTATGTTGATGCTCTGTATAATTGTTTTTTAGCAACAAATTAGTGCACAATGTGCAGCCTGAAACTTAATGCACTGTTTTGCCAATTTGGAGTGTTTATGCAGGTGTGAGGAGTATTATCTCGCTATGTTTCTTGCTGGAAATATAATCTCTTTGAATCATGCTTCAAATCTTGGATCTTGTTACCCAGGGTTTACTCCCCCCcatccccccacccccacccccacccaaaaaaaaaaaagagaaaaaggaagtaTACTTTATATATTCTAGCTTTTTCTGATCTGTGAAAAAGTAGAGATTTCTCTTGGATCTGTTAAGGTTCCTGCATCCCTTAAATTTTTGTTCGTACTATTTCTAGAGACACCATCTGCCGATGAAGCGGAGGTTTATCGGAACATACAAGCATGTCTTGAACTGAGACGAAGTTACGTATTCAGGGAGGCTGTTGCTCCTTGGGTGAAGGAAGTAATTTCTGATCCAAGCACCCCAAAGCCAAATCCAAATCCATTTGAATTCACTGCAGAAGGAAAATCTGATGTAAGCACAACTATCTATTTTAATGCTAGAGCTTTGTGGTACATGTGTGCTActgattttatattttttggaacAAATATTACGCGTTCTATTACTCATAACTTTCTATTAATGAACTTCTTGATTACTTCTGCAGCATTATTTTCAGATGGAAGATGGAGTTGTTCATGTATATGCAAATAAAGATTGTAAGCTTAGAAGCTCTTGCCTGCTTCATTTTTTCCCCAACGTTTTTAAGTTCTGAAGGCCTATCTAACTCCTGTTTATTTACTCTTAATGTCTGCCACCCCCTTTTCTCCCTCCCCCTTTGCACTTGGACCAGCGAAAGAGAAACTTTTTCCTGTTGCTGATGCTACGACCTTTTTCACCGACTTTCATCACATCCTTAAAGTAATAGCAGCTGGGAATATCAGAACTTTATGTCACCATCGCCTAGTGCTTCTGGAACAAGTATAAACCTCTAGGCTTGCATTTCTTTCAGATTATATGATATGTTATTTTTGTTATGACGCTTACATTTTATCCAGAAATTCAATCTTCATTTGATGCTCAATGCGGATCGAGAGTTCCTTGCTCAGAAAAGTGCACCTCATCGTGACTTCTACAATGTGAGGAAGGTTGATACCCATGTTCATCACTCAGCATGCATGAATCAGAAACATTTGTTAAGATTTATCAAGTCAAAGTTGAGGAAGGAGCCAGATGAGGTAATTTTCTGTTTGAATTTCTTTGCTGATGTGTGCTTCAGCTTTCCAATTTCATTGGGCAGCTAAAGCAGTTTATTTTCTTCAGGTTGTGATATTTCGTGATGGAACATATATGACCTTAAAGGAAGTCTTTGAGAGCTTGGATTTGACCGGGTAAGGAATAAGTTTCTAGGAGTTGGTGCTTGAAAGAGCATGTGAGATGACCTAGCTATTAACATTATTTCTGATGCCATTGTTTACTTTCTCTTTAAAAAGGTATGATCTCAATGTTGACCTATTAGATGTTCATGCTGACAAGAGCACCTTTCATCGTTTTGACAAATTTAACCTCAAGTACAATCCATGCGGTCAAAGTAGGCTGAGAGAGATTTTTCTCAAGCAGGATAATCTTATACAAGGTATGCTTTATGTATCTTTTAGATGGTCTTTCTAGTTGACCCTTCCATCATCATTGTAATCATCTTCTATAAAATCAAGTAGAAGTTGGGATATGGTTTCAATGTTATCAAGCATATATCCTAATCCCTAGGCTGCATGAACTTTTGTATGGGTAAGTATCTAAATGTGTATGAGTAAGTTTCTTGTATGGGTATGTTTCATTTTAGTGAATGACCATGTCAACTGGTCATGTCTGTTAAATATTCTGAAACCTATGTTGCTTGGACTCTCCGAAAATGTGGCCGGatacgtgtcggatcctccaaaagcagtgcatttttgaaggatccgacacgggtgcggctacagtttggagagtccgcgcaacatagtTTGAAACATATGAACTTTGGTGATAAATGGATTGAATGGATCAACTATTGCATATCCACTGTTAGGTGTTCAATACTGATAAATGGGAACCCACGCGGTTTCTTCAAATCTCATAGGGGGCTGAGGCAAGGGGATCCACTATCTCCCTGCCTATTCACTCTGGTAATGGAAGCCTTTAGCATGATGCTAAAGAGGGCAGAAAATTTGGGCTGGATAAAAGGCATGAGTTTTGGGAGAATCGGTGCTGAAAAGGTTACTTTATCCCATATTTTATATGCTGATGACACCCTTCTGCTGTGTGAAACAGACAATGAGCAAATGCTTTTTCTTAGAGGGATTTTCAGCATTTTCAGCATCAATGTAGATGATTGCATAGAGGAACTAGCCGATATCCTGGGATGTAAGGTAGAGAATTTCCCCACTATTTATTTGGGATTTCCACTAGGGGCAAGAAGGAATGATCAAAGTATTTGGCAAGGTGTCCTTGACAGATGTGCTAATAAGCTTATTCCATGGAAGAAACAATATCTATCCTTTGGAGGCAGACTCACTCTTATTAACAGTGTATTAGATGGTATGCCTACCTACCTAATGTCCTTATTCTCAATGCCAGTTTCAGTGGAGAAAAAAATAAACTCATTGAGAAATCAGTTTTTATGGGATAATAATGTAGATAAGAAAAGAATTCATTTGGTGAAATGACAGGTGGTTCTCAGGGATAAGAAAGGGGGTGGGATGGGTGTGAGAAATTTGAAGCTGCATAATAAAAAAGTCTACTATTCAAATGGTTGTGGAGATATAGCTTGGTAGGTAAGGAAGTTTGGAAAAGCTGATAAATTCCATCTACGGGAAAGCAGGAAGGGTGGAGAACTGTAAATGGAGGAATATGGAAGGGCATAAGTAAGCATTGGGAAGAGTTTAGCAAGTTTACTAGATTAGATGTGGGAACTGGAGTAAAAATCAGGTTTTGGACAGATGTATGGGTTGGGTATGAAtgctttaaaaataaatttcctACTCTATTCAATTGCTCAACAAATAAGAATGgtactgttgctgattttcattCTAGTTCTGGTTGGCAGATTGTCTTCCGAAGGAATTTGAATGATTGGGAAATAGTAGAATTTTGCGAGCTGCTTCAGCAATTGAGATCAGTTTATATTGATCATGGTAAGAGGGATACTCTAATCTTGCTGGCAAGTAAAGACAAGAAATTCTCAGTCAAGAATTGCTACAGTATGTTGATAAAGCTGTCAGGACAGTGGGATACTTCTTGGCCATGGAGGATGATATGGAAGACAAAAGCTCCTGTGAAAGTAGCATGTTTTGGATGGGTCACCACCTGGGAGGCATGCTTAACTCAAAATAACTTGCAGAAGAGAGGCTTTTCCCTATGTAACAGATGCTACCTATGTCAAGTGGATCAAGAAACAGTTGAACATTTGTTCCTCCGTTGCAGATTTTCTAGAGAATGCTGGGAGTTATTCCTAAATATTTGTGGTATTGCATGGGTGATGCCTCAGAATGTGAAGGGGTTGATGGTAGGTTGGCAGCATCAGGTGATATCAAAAGAGATAAAGCAAATATGGAGCACTATCCCATTGTGCACCTTATGGACAATATGGCTCGAAAGGAACAAGGCTTGCTTTGAAGGACAGAGAGCTCCAATTGCTAGAATTAAGAGCATTTGTTTACAAAATTTGTATCTTTGGTGCAAATCAAGCCCACTAGTTAGTTCAGATCAGTACATGGATTTCTTGGAGTTGTTAGGAAGAAGATTGTAATAGGCTGTTTTTTGTTTCCTTGTTATCTTCTGTACCATCTTGGTACTATTCAATAAaatctttatcttatcaaaaaaaGCTATTTAATAATGTTTTATGGTTTCTGTTGCAGGCCGTTTTCTTGCCGAACTGACTAAGCAAGTATTTTGTGATCTTGCTGCAAGCAAATATCAAGTAAGTCCATTTTTACTTATAACAGATAACTGTTaccctcctttttctttttctattttatcCTAATCTGTTCGGATGTACCTGGAAGCCCTTCTGTGAATTTAAAGATATATCCTGTCTGGAGTGACAGCAAAAAAACTACGATGATATTAAAGAGTAAGGGAAGAAAGATCTAGGAACTCTAAATAGTCGTTTGAAGAACAAGTTACATTTACGTACTCGTCACAAAGTTTTTTGAGATTTCACTGGCTTCTCTGGTTGCTTAATTATTGCAAAATGCAATCTTAAAGATCTTTGTGGGCTTAAAGGTGATTATTGTTATGCCTCAGTCCAACGTTTATTATTCAAGTTTGCGGTGCTGGCAGTGGCGAAGCCAGGAATTTTCTgaagggtgttcaaacttgaaataagTAAAAAAGAAATTctgacaaagggtgttcaatatatgttatgtacctctaaaacctaatattttacttatatatgCAGTGTAATTTTCTGACAAAGGGTGGTGAATTGACCACCCTAACTTAAGTGTGGCTTCGCCCCTGGGTGCTGGCGATATGGTGTTTTTCCTATTGCTATTGAAACATGACAGGAACAACATTGTAGATTTGTTTAATAAGGAATGAAAAAGATTTCACTTGGTCGAGTCATGTTTTGTCTGCCCTTTTCATTTGGCAGGTCTTAATCTTTCTCGATTTTTGCTTTTAGATGGCAGAATACAGGATATCAATATATGGCCGAAAGATGAGTGAATGGGACCAACTTGCAAGCTGGATCGTAAACAATGAACTTTACAGTGAAAATGTTGTCTGGTTGATCCAGGTATGATGTAATATATGTAACTTTTTGTCAGCTGTCAAGTCCTAATAGGTCAACTTAAGCATTTTAGGCTGTCACGTCTTAACTAGTTGTTCACGAATTAGAGCTTGTACATCAATTTCCAAAAAACTTTAGGTGAGATATGTACAACTTAAAAGGAGGTGTGTGATTGTCATGATTTCTTTAAGCTATTGATAGGAGTACTCTTACAATAGGCATTATAGACTAGAGGTTGAAATTTACGTTTTGACTTGGAAAACTGATATTGATACATGTACTTTTTTGGGGAAAGACCAAAGGAGGTCTAAGTTGGTGTTAGAATATAGATGTGAATAAAATCAAATCTTACAGAGGTGGCTTTGCtctaatgactaaaatcccttatTCAATGAAAAGTCTGCTCTAATGACTAAAGTCCCTTATTCAATGAAAAGTCTGCTCTAATTATATCTTATAAATCAGTAAGAGATAGTCAAATACACTCTTAATTTTCAATCTTATGAATCTTGGTTTAGTCTGATTATTTTCAAACTAACACAAATTATCTTACTCCAGATCGTTTTAATCCTTTCAGTGGCttagttttattttttacttCCTTTTTAATGGTTGACCATTTGGTTTTCGTGTGCGCATTTTGATGTGGTAATATTATTCTTAAACTTCCTGCTTTCTTTGTCTCCAGCTTCCAAGACTATATAACATATACAAAGAAATGGGAATTGTAACATCATTTCAAAATATCCTAGACAACATCTTTCTGCCCTTGTTTGAGGTTACTGTGAACCCAGATTCACATCCTCACCTGCACATCTTCTTGAAACAGGTATGATTTACTAAACATTTGAATCCACCCTtttattgttttaaaaaaaaatgaagacaTCACATGCTTGGCCCAAGTTTggttgaaaattgaagatttGGTTGTTTCAAGTTTAACCCACACTTGTGGTGCTGAATTCTAGGAAGTACTAAAACTGCTTGCTATGCTATCGTGTGCTGGGATGGAGTCGGATATGATCCAAgcgttgactatattagggtgattaaagacatgtatgctggagctaagactcgggttaggacagtaggaggcgactctaaacactttccagttattacggggttgcaccaagggtctgcgctcagcccattcctatttgccctggtgatggatgcactgactcatcatattcaaggggaggtgccatggtgcatgctatttgctgatgacattattctaattgacgagacacgaggcggcgtcaacgagaggctagagatttggagacatgctcttgagtctaaaggtttcaagttgagcaggacgaagacggaatacctcgagtgcaaatttggggttgagccgacggaagcgggagttgaagtgaggcttgactctcaagtcattcccaagaggggtagtttcaagtaccttggatcggttattcaggggatcggggagattgacgaggatgtcacacaccgtataggggtggggtggatgaagtggaggttagcgtcgggagtcttgtgtgacaagaaagtgccaccgttactaaaaggtaagttttatagagcagtggttaggcctgccatgttatatggaactgaatgttggccggtaaagaactcacacatccagaagatgaaagtagcagagatgaggatgttgaggtggatgtgcgggcatacaaggatggataagattaggaatgaagatattcgagagaaggtgggcgtggcccccatggaggacaagatgcgggaagtaagactcagatggttcgggcacattcagaggaggagcactgatgcaccggtgaggaggtgtgagcgactggctgtagtgggcacgcggagaggtagagggcgacctaagaagtattggggagaggtgatcagacaggacatggcgcgacttaggattactgaggacatggcccttgacagggaattatggaggtcgaacattaaggttgtaggttaggggaaagttgtgaatatttccacagcacaatagagtgagactatccagttaggagttagactaagaatgtcattggtcgtctattgatgcagggctttgcctgctagtttttactataccagcca
Coding sequences:
- the LOC104210522 gene encoding AMP deaminase: MDAYTVHLAMAALVGASLVAVSAYYMHRKTLNQLLEFAKTIDRDRDRDDVATTEDVDGEEAEKHLRKYGGVAAEKRRNHSRRKGSNGYYRRASASLPDVTTATSGEVEENRNGPVHVDSIPVGLPRLHTLPEGKSRSAHSLRPTSPKSPVASASAFESIEGSDEEDNLTDNAKLDTSYLHTNGNVGPDVNGDQMAMAAPSMIRTHSVSGDLHGVQPDPIAADILRKEPEQETFVRLKISPGETPSADEAEVYRNIQACLELRRSYVFREAVAPWVKEVISDPSTPKPNPNPFEFTAEGKSDHYFQMEDGVVHVYANKDSKEKLFPVADATTFFTDFHHILKVIAAGNIRTLCHHRLVLLEQKFNLHLMLNADREFLAQKSAPHRDFYNVRKVDTHVHHSACMNQKHLLRFIKSKLRKEPDEVVIFRDGTYMTLKEVFESLDLTGYDLNVDLLDVHADKSTFHRFDKFNLKYNPCGQSRLREIFLKQDNLIQGRFLAELTKQVFCDLAASKYQMAEYRISIYGRKMSEWDQLASWIVNNELYSENVVWLIQLPRLYNIYKEMGIVTSFQNILDNIFLPLFEVTVNPDSHPHLHIFLKQVVGLDLVDDESKPERRPTKHMPTPAQWTNAFNPAYSYYVYYCYANLYTLNKLRESKGMTTIKFRPHSGEAGDIDHLAATFLTAHNIAHGINLRKSPVLQYLYYLAQIGLAMSPLSNNSLFLDYHRNPLPMFFLRGLNVSLSTDDPLQIHLTKEALVEEYSIAASVWKLSACDLCEIARNSVYQSGFSHALKSHWIGKEYYIRGPDGNDIHRTNVPHIRLEFRDMIWREEMQQVFLGKAVFPAFVDP